In Helianthus annuus cultivar XRQ/B chromosome 9, HanXRQr2.0-SUNRISE, whole genome shotgun sequence, the following are encoded in one genomic region:
- the LOC110879408 gene encoding probable carbohydrate esterase At4g34215 — protein MQPLQYPTTTMLMLFFYSCLCITSTTNLANADAGIKSIFLLAGQSNMAGRGGVINDKWDGYVPPQSSPNPAILRLSADLNWQPATEPLHRDIDYFRACGVGPGLAFANSLLQIDPNIGVIGLVPCAVGGTNISQWARGGHLYNQLLQRATAAVEGGGTVKGLLWYQGESDTVTREDAESYKRRSERFFDHVRLDLQLPTLPIIQVALASGAGSYVEKVREAQLGMWLVNLRTVDAKGLGLEPDGLHLTTPSQVILGEMLAQAFPQAHHSSVRAVTSKASRMHRNFVTQFFDYIGF, from the exons ATGCAACCATTACAATACCCCACAACCACTATGCTTATGCTTTTCTTCTACTCATGTCTCTGTATCACCTCAACCACTAATCTCGCCAATGCCGACGCCGGGATCAAGTCCATCTTCCTCTTGGCCGGCCAGAGTAACATGGCCGGCCGAGGCGGCGTCATAAACGACAAATGGGATGGTTACGTCCCGCCCCAATCCTCCCCCAACCCCGCCATTCTCCGCCTTAGTGCGGACCTCAACTGGCAACCAGCCACAGAGCCCCTCCACCGCGACATCGACTATTTTCGAGCATGTGGTGTGGGGCCCGGGCTGGCCTTTGCTAACTCATTGTTACAAATTGATCCCAACATTGGAGTAATTGGATTGGTTCCATGTGCGGTTGGTGGAACAAATATCTCCCAGTGGGCACGTGGTGGCCATCTTTACAACCAGCTGCTCCAGAGGGCTACCGCCGCGGTGGAGGGAGGAGGAACCGTCAAAGGGTTGTTGTGGTATCAAGGGGAAAGCGATACGGTAACCCGTGAAGACGCCGAGTCGTATAAACGGAGATCGGAACGGTTCTTTGATCACGTGCGATTGGATCTTCAATTGCCTACACTTCCAATAATTCAG GTGGCATTGGCATCTGGGGCAGGGTCATATGTAGAGAAAGTAAGAGAGGCCCAGTTGGGAATGTGGTTAGTGAATTTAAGGACTGTTGATGCAAAGGGGTTGGGGCTTGAGCCTGATGGGCTGCACCTGACCACACCTTCTCAAGTAATACTTGGGGAGATGTTAGCCCAAGCCTTTCCTCAGGCCCATCATTCATCTGTGAGGGCTGTGACCAGTAAAGCTTCAAGAATGCATCGTAATTTTGTTACACAATTCTTTGACTATATTGGTTTTTGA